DNA sequence from the Vicia villosa cultivar HV-30 ecotype Madison, WI unplaced genomic scaffold, Vvil1.0 ctg.001344F_1_1, whole genome shotgun sequence genome:
TAAAACTGCTACAATCAATAAAAGGTTAACTAAGAACTTCTAAATTCTCAAATTATTATTCTTTCTATTGGAATTTCTTCTTTTCAGTTATCAtcattgaaataaaaaaacaaaaaaaaacctattGAATGAGTTAGTTACTTATTAGTTTCAACTTTCAGTTTCACCTCCATTTTtaatatcttcatcatcatcatcatcagattcTGAAGCAAATTGATCAAAAAAAGCGTCAAGGTACCAAGAACATTGATCATTCCAAGCACCTCTTGGTGCAGTTGCACGCCATTTCTGATCAGCAATCATATCAGGAGAAAGTCCCCATTCAAGCATCTCTTCCTCCGTATGATGAACAGCCAAACTATACTCTCCACCACTTCCTTGCTGAATCACGCGAAACTCGCAGTTTCCGAAATTGTTCAGCTGCTCAAATTGCTCCACCGTCCACTTGAACCACTTCATCAAGAAAATCCGCGACGTTAATCCGTGAGAAACTATCACCAGATTCAGATCGTTAGATGGATCCAGGTGAAGCCTGTTCAAATCTATGTCTCTCCATAGCGATTCAAAGAAACCTAAAAATTCATATACAAATCAAGTTAAATCAAATCGAGTAGAATCAAATAGAGTGAAATGCACGTGTCGTGGAAAAAACGGTTACCGGAAATGCGATCGAAAACATCAGCGGCGGACTCGCCTTCAGGAAAGCGATAAAAGAATCTACCAAAACGTTGACGAGTTTCCTGGATGATTTTCATACGCTCTTGAACTTGGAAGTTAGCGAAATCCTGTTCTCGAACACGCGACTCTTCTCTGACGCCGATCACGCGCTTCTTCGAGAAGGATCTACCAACTTCGCGGAGTGTGGATCGAGTTCGGGCGTAAGGAGATACGTAGAAGTAGAGACGCCAGTCCGGGGAGCAGCCTTCGCCGGAAACGAGGCGGCGGAGTTTGGTGCCGGCGAGGCGAGCTTGCGCGATGCCCTGCGGAGTTAACTGAATGCTGTGGTCGGGTGTGGTGGTGTATGCTGACGTGTCAAGGTTTCCTTGAGACTCGCCGTGACGCATTAGGATTATTCTCTTTGGAAGCACACCCATTGTGTTTTACCTAATAcactttcttttttcttcttctttgtgttTCTCTATTTGATTTCAGATTTTCAATTTCATTGGCTTTTTCTTCAttcaatttataatatttttaccaACTCGGTTAGTACAATCCATTTTGTGTgggaaaacagtttgaaaatcgATTCTGGTCAAGCTGCGGCAGCTGTAATATGTAAACGTGTGCGATTAATTTATTCCGTTTTTGAACGAATTCTGCTGTTTTTTTAACAATTTCAAACCATTACCTACGCTTAAAGTTCTAGAATAAAGGGTATTATTATATACGTCAAACATCTATGCCGTAAAGACATTATTTTACAGGTTTTCAAAATTGGAATGTGTCACGTTCAACATCTAATGCATATTTGAGTATgttgaaataaaaaatgattttgaataaGTTGATTTTCTACAACTcacttttattaaaaattaagttGGATATAAAATGGTTTAAAGTTAAATGtatttatataaaagaaaattatactcaaaataaaaaataacaaattttaatttaaattataatcaATTTTACTTAACCATGCAAAAATCAATATTTGTGATCTAAATGTAGAACTAAACATATGTTTTATTGAGTAATGAAATTATATGAAATTTGTCAACAAAGAAATTATTAGCGTCAGACAAGCTTATGCACAAGGGGATGTAGTAGTCTAAAATAAGTCTTTAGGTCGTCTTATTGGTTGGGCTGCCTGAGGTGAATTGTCAGATAGGATCTTAGTTGAAACCCATGATTCACACCACTTATTACACGTGGCTAAGATGTGGTTGAGGGATAATGGTTCAGAGAAACAGTCGAGGAGGACTATTTGCTTCCTCTACGATGGAAGGAGGATCCGTTCACCTAGTTCCATATTTTGGGATTTAGGGAAACCACTTTTCTTTGCCTCTGATCTAGGACTAATTGGTCTTCTATATATACCTTGCTTCTAGAAGGGGAAAAAGGAACTTGAATTCCCTATGAAAACACACAGATAACAGTTCCCCATAAACCATACGTGGGCAAGCTCACAACACACTCAAATGCCCTAAAACCTCATATAGCCTTACACAAACATGGATATCTCTCGTTGTATTTTTTTAGCAAGTACAATTGGCGTCAACTGTAGGCCCTTGGTAAAACTAATTTGGCCACACTCACCTTCGTTCATCAACGACCTCAGACACCCTCTTCATCATGGTGGCGGAACAAAGCGCTACAACACCTACCAACACAGACATACATGTTTAGGAACCCTCTTGATCCTTGGTGAGAAAAATGAGTTAACATTAGAGCTATTAAGGTTAATGTAGTTTTGTTTGAACTTATGTTTGACCTAAAAATTAACTTTTCGTAGAATTTTACATGTTAGAGAGTTCTTGGTTGGAAAACACTTTCGATGTGTTGAATTGCAAATTAGGTTGGATTACTTTGAATTACATTGGGTTGTCCATAGAAGGCAATCCATGAAACCTCTCTCTTAGGAACCATctaattgaaaatattaaaagcaTTCTCTctgattgaaaaaaatattttgatgggTGGACGTCTCGTATTGCTCAAAATTGTCTTGTTGTCATTACctatctattttttctttctttcttcaagaCTCATATGAAAACCAATTCTAAAATTGAATTCCTTGTAATTATTTTTAGGAAAGCGAGTAAACTTGTAAAGTTAATTGGTTTCTCTATGACACAGTGTGTTTGACCAAGTGTAAAGAAGGTTTAGGCATTCAAATTGTgatagaatttaatttctttttactaAATAAATGGTGTTGGTAGCTTACAAAAGACAAGGGTGAATTGTGGTTTAGGGTGTTGTCTCACAAATATGAGTTCAAGAACGAGATATTGTAACAGTGTGCCAGAAAAATTTCTATTTTGTTGAAGGAACTTACAAATTATTAAGGAATGTGCTAGTCGAAGTAGAATCTCTAGGTTCAATGACTTTGAATAGGGTAGTAGGTAATGGGGAATTGGCGTTGTTCTAACATGATCATTAGTTTAAGAGTGATTCTTTCAGAACCAGGTTCAATatgttatttaatttgtattttgaaAAACTTATTATGGTGACAAATATTTTTTGATATGATTGAAAGGGTAATTACAGAGGGCgacattgaaataattttttttcttagaaGATTATACAACTTATCAATTGCGCACTTAGGTTGAATCAAAGGATTATTTTACTATTTAGGATCTAATTTGAAATAAATTCGCTCCTTTAAagacttttcttttttcttagAGAGTAatgcaagtttggtttcttataAAGAATTACTTGTTACAACATGCTATCTAACCAGACGTTTGGGCTCAAGTGGCAAACGAGTCTCTACAAAAGGACGACATTCAGGGAACATCGAGTTTGATTCCTCGCAAAAACAACGCTTGGCCAGTGCACGttcctgtttacggtgatttccggtaaacaaccgctagtcctccaaattattaagtatactttggttactcgcaggatcgactagattgatcttaGGACATATGTCGAAAAGTGTTTATCATAATAATTGAAGTCTTATTTCTGAGTTTTACTTCTACAAGAAATGTTTTAATCTAAGGTTTGATGtagaaaataatacaaaatacaatGCAGCGAAAGAAATTGCAGAAAGTAATTCGAAATGAATGGACTGTAAACGTAAATGATTCGACGGGAAATGTAAAGGTATTTAAATGACTTGTGTTTATAAAACAAAGGATAAATATTGGAAATAtaatggtgttacacgtacatttctctACGAAAAACTCTCTCTTACGCTtggtacttgagtgatttgtgagtaatttgtacaaaatgaacacctctGGATCCTACCAATAAgtcccttatttatactaatttgaccctaacgATCTTACTCTAATGAGATGCCACGTTGCTCGTTTGCATGCGCTTCGAATTCCTGGAGTTCCACGCGTCCTTCTGGATTCAAACGAAacactttgaaattcaaatcctcccgctcGAAACTCTTCGACGTGAAGCAACGTGTCTTtgtgaataataataaaatatatcagAATATCCTAAGTATTTTATTCCTTAGGCTTCGAAGACAATTTATTCATTCTTTACTTCGATTAGGAAATAATCCTGACACATAATACTCTTAAAAATAGCCATTAAAAGTCATTCTTTCCTCGAGACATATATCTTCGGAGAACACAAACATTatgtcgaaatctccagctaacaaatttcccccaataaatgcctgttttgaAAGATAAGTagaaataggcatttcttgatACTTTTAGATTTCGACCTCTCAAGACCCTTGAGTTCCAAGATTCTGAATTACGTCATAGTCATTACGACCTTTCTTTCAAAACGTCTTCTCAAAACCATGCGCCATTACgtctgatcattactcctaggAACTAGGAGTGAGGCCATTAACTGCGAAACTGCCTGGCAAGCCAATCGTTTTTTGACACGTGCCCCACTAACtccatttaataaattaattagaaaTTTGAAGGGGTTATTTTCCAACCCTTTAAATAGTGACCTTAGTCACTTATGTGATTTTCCTTCCCGTTTCATCTACATTCTTGCTCTAATTCTTTTTTGAGAAAAACCCTTTCGaacttttcttcatcttcttcaaccgcTTCTTCATCAACAATGGCTTCCACAGACAAACAAATCCAATAATCACAAACCGTTGACGCTTCTCAATCGGTTCTAAAGATGCAGAAACCCAAGCTTGTTGGGAATCAAGAGTATATTTTAGAGCCTTACTTAGAGGAGAAATGCATCATCTATGCTTCTCAAGTAATCATCCCCTTTGAACTTGCTGATAAAGCACATGTGTTCATGGGTCCACTTCCTGGTCCTAATACGCATTTGCAAACTGACTTTTTCCCTGTTTACCATAAAACTAGGCCTTTGATtagcaaaaataaaatagatgatAAGGGAAGACTCCTCTTTGTTAAGAACGTAGAAAAGGACTCTATGGGGTCCTCTAAGGAAGCTCTGATAGCTCAAAAGACTATTAGTCTGGAATATATGACCAATACCCTTAAGTTATTTAGAGCTATCCCTCTAGTGAAACATCCTGAACCTTATTACTCTTGGTTAGCAAAAGTTGAATCGAAGAAAGTCCCATTCTGGAAAGAATTAGTGATTTATGAATTAGTTCAGCTGTCGAAGACTAGGTTATAATATAACCATTCTATGTTGGTAACGTCCATGTATTTCTGGGACgcatctcacaacactttccatctcccatgtgggatgATCACTTCTACTCTCTTTGATATATctgctattacagggcttcgaccaacggGAGAGGACTTCGATCCCAACTACATGGACACTGACACCATTAAGTTTGGTGAAAGTAAAGCCACCTATACCACTTTCATCACGAAACATCATGTCAAAGATAACAACAAATTCTCTGACGAAGAGCACATTGCCTTATTAGCACTCTGGCTATCGAGATGTGTTTTCTGCTCGAGGTCTCTACAAGTGGCGAAAAGGTATCTTTGCATGGCCAACCAACTTAATGCGGGCATGAAGTTGGACTTGAACCAAATGATCCTTGGGTATCTCTATGAGATCCTTGGTGAATCTGTTGATCTCTTAAGGACTTATGAAGCTGGATCTTCATTACTCTTCGCTGGACCCTTCTGGTTACTACAACTATGGTTAAATGCCACTTTCGAGACCGTCTTACCAAAGAAAGGAATAATTGATGAGGAAGACAAAACCATCAAAAATAGGACCATTGAGGGCACAAGGCTGTCTCATCTAACCCCTCAAGAAGAATGAGGTCAATTACCTGAAGCTTTTCGAGGCTTCATGATGATGTTCGTGAAACTCTACCGATTTactccttcgatggctccattcttCGAAAGAAAAGTGGGCCCTGAGTGGTTCACCAGGGAATTTCATGCTTCCTCTCCAAATCATCAAGCTAAATCAATGGCCATTTGGGAGGCCTTTTTGACTCCTAAAATGTTGTACCATCGACTGCGAATTATGAAGAGCCACTATGGCCTTATTAGTTACCAACCCAATCTCGTCTCGAGACAATTTGGACTCGTCCAACTTCTTCCCAAATGCATGTACAGTAAGAAAAGGCCATATGTGTCTGCATTCCATGTTTTCGATTGGGGCAAGCTTTGAGTCGACGACTGCAAGATATATTGGCGTGACTTCTCTTACTCCCATTTCCTTCGAACCCTCGGTCCCACTGGgctgccaatttgtttacggtgatttccggtaaacaaccgttaGTCCTCCAAATTATTAAGTataatttggttactcgcaggatcgactagattgatcttaGGAAATGTGTCGAAAATTGTCTATCATAATAATTGAAGTCATATTTCTGAGTTTTACTTCTACAAGAAATGTTTTAATCTAAGGTTTGatgtaaaaaataatataaaatacaatGCAGCGAAAGAAATTGTAGAAAGTAATTCGAAATGACTGGACTGTAAACGTAAATGATTCGACGAGAAATGTAAAGGTATTTAAATGATTTGTGTTTATAAAACTAAGGATAAATATTGGAAATAtaatggtgttacacgtacatttctcagcgaaaaactctctctctctctctctctctctcttacgcTTGGtatttgagtgatttgtgagtaatttgtacaaaatgaacacctctTGAGCCTAcaactaagacccttatttatactaattttacCCTAACGGTCTTACTCTAATAAGATGTCACGTTGCTCGTTTGCATGCGCTTCGAATTCCTGGAGTTCCACGCGTCCTTCTTGATTCTAACGAAacactttgaaattcaaatcctcccgctcGAAACTCTTCGACGCGAAGCAACATGTCTTtgtgaataataataaaatatatcagAATATCCTAAGTCCTTTATTCCTTAGGCTTCAAAGACAATTTATTCATACTTTACTTTGATTAGGAAATAATCCTGACACATAATACTCTTAAAAATAGCCATTAAAAGTCATTCTTTCCTCGAGACATATGTCTTCGAAGAACACAAATATTatgtcgaaatctccagctaacagtgTCTCCGTAGCACGAGGCGGATCAGTCAATTTACTACATAGGTCGGAACCGGtacgaaagaaaaaaaaaacagtggTATCTTCAATGCATAATCTTCTTATTATCTTTACGAATgtgtaatagaaaataaaattctcaacatttattctttgatttattttttccaagaatattctttgcattttGACTTGATTTTCCaataatttattgattttttcTTGCTTAAAAATGATTCGCATGTTTGTCTTCAAGTCATATATTCATATTGTGGATTAAATCGTAATAGCAAGTTATTCAAATGCAAAGAATGTCATTGTCTAAAATAGTTGATAGTGTTAAAATTCATGTTTGGCGATGGATTAATGTCAAATACACATCATTCTCATATAACCTGAATCATTGTTGGATCAATTCTCTTGAATATTTAGgcttttaaattctttttagaATTCTAGTTTATTTGTACttttacttttcttttctttacatTCCTCGTGTTTGAAtaatcttttaatatatttatttaattaaaaaattcataaaatatattaaaaactacTACTcgtttaatttaaaatatctaaaaaatatttaatatatttaaatattttagacATGAAATTAAAGTGATTGTGATAATTTATGTACTAAATTAGTGACTGTTTAACGGCGAATTGTTAAGACTTTAGATCCAACAATTCAAAATTGATCAATAACTTATTTAAAAAAGTATGGAATTTTATCTTGATAAAGTTAATACAGAGAAAACAGTGTCAATATATATTGAAGCTCAAGATGATTTTTTAAATGAGACTTTTTTCATCTAATATAGTAATATAGCtgtctttttcttttcaatctgTATTTTTCATTCAAGTGATTTTATGAGTTTGTTTTAATTGATACTGGGAACTAATTATGGTAATCGGTGTATGTGTCACTTTGAGTGTCATAGAAACATTTCTCAAAAGAATAATGTAATGaggttttgaaagaaaaaaaacaaaatacatgTGGAGATGTGAAAAGGAAAAGTTGCTAATATAATATGCGTATGAAATACTATGTTTATCCTTGAAGATAATAGCTTTTATCCTTTACATTTGTCACCATATCAACAAGTCGATATGTCCGAGTGGTTAAGGAGACAGACTTGAAATCTGTTGGGCTTCGCCCGCGCAGGTTCGAACCCTGCTGTCGACGGTTTTATTTTTCACCAAATATCTTCATTTTCGGTTCTCTCGGTTTCTTTCCTCCTAGTCTGCTAGTTAAAACTCCCTCCAAACATAAAACAACAGGCACATTTTCTTTTTAAGAaacattaaattttattaaattttattttatatactttatcattttatgaaaacttttattttggatattaaaatttcaagaactcacttaaatttaaattttttttgaataaattttcacAAATTTTTTTTGGGATATTCTTTTGAACATTGATATAATTTTAactatattttgattttaataataaatatttatgttattaaaactaatattttaacatATAAAAAATGTGTTTGAAATAACTTTAACtaataattttttcataaaaGTTATTTTTGTAATATCTCTTTTTTTAACTGAAACAAATTGGTTCAATAATCTCCTTTCATCTCATTTcactaaattattttaaaatgattttatttatttatttttcaatgtaaagttaatttatatttttaatagtttCTTAAAAAAATGCTttctgttttaaattaatttatttaattgtttaataatatatatatatatatatatatatatatatatatatatatatatatatatatatatatatatatatatatatatatatataaaagaaaaataatacttCTCATTTCATTACTTCATGACTTCAGCTTCATCGATACATCTTTCTCCTCTCTTTTCAAATTCTTACCGATGTGGCAATGTTGACTACTCACCCTTTGTGTTTAGATGTGATAAAAAGTTGTTAGAATGTAAAATCTCTAATGGTTAGCTTAACAACAAAGATCAAGACAcgattataaaggaaaaaaaattaaatttttatcaaCTAGTAAATTAATACTATAATGTATACTGTCTAAGATGGATAGACTAAAACCTACTTTGTGGCCTCTTAAAGCAAGAACATCTGCACATGTGTTAGCTTAACAATAAGAATGGTTTACTCAAACTATCTAATTTGGGAGGTTGATAAAATATAGGATCTTGAAAGTATGTCGATTTTGAATTacattgataaaataaatataatctgTTTCGAGAATGATAATAGTAAATTGCATTTCATGGGTCTACATACATATTGTTGAAGCTGTATAGCggcaaacaacaaaagatttggaaatatttattcgAGAATTATCGTATCCACATAGATGGTTGTAGAATGCCATTCAACgatttctacggtttcgagctcgaatttgaatgaacaaaaatataaaaacggaaaagtaattattaacacaaaaagaattcattcttcggaaagataagatttatcaagcattgcatacgacttctcacaaacttaaacttatcgaccaattATACTGAATCTACGATGCtcgtctatgttatcacgtatctctcacatcagtgtccatctCTGGAGAACCTACGAGATCAACTCACAACCAAGGCTATTTCTAAcacaaagtcacgagaacatccgtactCTCGCGTTGGCGATCTCCCGCACGCCActtaaacacgaaagcattaagaacgcaTACACAAGTGATTGTCAGCTCTAACTCTATCTCTAGAGCTCTGAAACTAACAGACAATCATCCAAGATAAGGATTCAataagtttatctctaaagcaacccaaatcccgagcacagagcaaaaatctaagacaataatcaacatagatttataaagcaagttttatataactccattggcgacaaatatacataagttcaaagtaaatacatacatAAAACCCAACTATAAGAGAAAACACA
Encoded proteins:
- the LOC131634764 gene encoding phosphoglycerate mutase-like protein AT74, with protein sequence MGVLPKRIILMRHGESQGNLDTSAYTTTPDHSIQLTPQGIAQARLAGTKLRRLVSGEGCSPDWRLYFYVSPYARTRSTLREVGRSFSKKRVIGVREESRVREQDFANFQVQERMKIIQETRQRFGRFFYRFPEGESAADVFDRISGFFESLWRDIDLNRLHLDPSNDLNLVIVSHGLTSRIFLMKWFKWTVEQFEQLNNFGNCEFRVIQQGSGGEYSLAVHHTEEEMLEWGLSPDMIADQKWRATAPRGAWNDQCSWYLDAFFDQFASESDDDDDEDIKNGGETES